The bacterium sequence CGCTGGGAGGAGACCTACAACAACGTCCGGCCGCACCAGGCGCTCGGTTACCTCACTCCGAACGAGTACCTCGCTCAATGGCAGGCGGCTCAGCGATGAATTTGGAGGCTGGTGTAGTCGGATCTACTGGACCAGTACACGCACTTGACAGTGTCTGCGGCCGCTTCTACAATTGTTTGTGACGACTTTTTGTCTTGATATGAAACTTCGTCACAGAACAAGGAGCTTCCGGATGGCTAACGCTCCCGTGCCGCAGGAAGACCCGGAGCAGCTGGCGCGGTTCAACGCCCGGATTTCCGCCGGCGACCAGCTCGAGGCCGGGGAGTGGATGCCGCAGCAGTACCGTTTCGAGGCGCAGCGCCTCATCCAGATGCACGCCAACTCGGAGATCATGGGGGCGCTGCCGGAACGGGAGTGGATCCCGCGGGCGCCGACGCTCGCGCGCAAGATGGCGTTGACGGCCAAAGTCCAGGACGAGGTCGGCCACGGCATGCTGTTGTACCGCGTCGCGGAAACGCTCGGCCGGCCGCGCGAGGAGATGTACGCGGAACTCGTCGAGGGCCGCGCCCGCTTCCACAACGTGTTTCACTATCCCGCGGAGACGTGGGCGGACGTGGCGATCATCCAGGTATTCGTCGACGGCGCGGCGATGCAGACGCAGGGAGCGCTGCGCTCGTGCTCGTACGCGCCGTACTCGCGCGTGCTGAAGCGGATCTGCTACGAAGAGGACTTCCACATCCAGCTCGGCCTCGATGTGTGGCGGGCGCTCGCCGAGGGCACGCCGGCGCAGCGCGCGATGCTGCAGGACGCGCTCAACCGGTGGTGGACGCCGATCATCCATTTCTTCGGCATGCCGGACAAAGTGTCGCCCCATACCGAAGCGATGCTGGCCTGGCGCCTCAAGGTGAAGTCCAACGAAGAACTGCGGCAGCAGTTTCTGAGACGGTTCGTCCCAATCATTCTGGAATACGGTCTCGCGGTACCCGATCCCGGGCTGCGCTGGGTCGAGGCCGAGCAGCGCTACGTGTATACCGAGCCCGATTGGGAAGAACTCAAGCGCGTCGGCCGCAACGGCGGGCCGAAGAGCGCGGAGCGCCTGGCGCTGCGGCAGTCGTTCTACCGCCAGCACGCGTGGATTCGCGAAGCCCTCGGCCACCGGATCGCCGCGGCGGCATGAGCTCCCCGGCCATACCCGCGGGGTCCTGGGTCCGTGCCCTCGAGGCCCCGGCCGACGTGTGGGCGGTCTTCCTGCAGGCGCGCCGGCGGGACGCGCATGTCTACGTCGGCGACGTCCATGCGCCGGACGCGGAGATGGCGCTGCTCCTCGCCAAGGAGAACTATGCGCGCCGCGACCCGTGCGTCAGCCTGTGGGTCGTCCCGGCGCGCGACATTCGCGCGACCGCGGAGGACGCGGCGGAGATGTTCGTACCGGCGACCGACAAGAGCTACCGATTCGGCGGCTCCTACCGCCAGCAGCAGCGCGTGTACCGCGGCGGCTACCACACCGCCCCGACCGAGGACGACCGCTAGCCGTGCCGGCCGCCCTCGCAACGATCGCCGATCCCGCCGTCCGCGCGGCGTTCCGGGAGTGGCTGCTGCGCGTCGCCGACGACGAACTGACGATCGGCCACCGGCACTCCGAATGGACCGGCGTCGGGCCGGACATCGAAAGCGACGTCGCGATGAGCAGCATCGCGCAGGAAGAGCTCGGCCACGCGCGGCTGTTTTACGAGCAGGTCGCGGGCGACCAGCCCGGCGGCCCCGACCTCCTCGCGTTCGGCCGCCCGCCCGCGGAGTTTCGCAACGCGGTCCTGCTCGAGCAGCCGAACCACGGCTGGGAGTTTTCCATCGTGCGCCTCGCCCTGTACGAAACGTTCGAGGGACAGCGCCTCGGACTGCTGGCGCGGTGCGGACAGGAACCGGTCGCCGCGATCGCCGCGACGCTCGGACGGGAAGAGCGCTACCACGGGCTGTTCGCGGCGACGTGGCTCGAGCGGATGGCGCGGCCGTCCGCGGACGCCCGCGCGCGCGTGCAGGCGGCGCTCGACGCGGCGTGGCCCTACGCGCTCGGGTTCTTCGAGACGACCGAGGCCGATCCGATTTTGATCAACGCCGGGCTGCTGCACGAATCCGCGGAACGCCAGCGCGACGCGTGGGAGGCGGCGGTGCGGCCGCTGCTCGAGGGCTGCGGCCTGGCGATTCCGGCCGCGGCGCCGGCCCTGGGAGGCCGCCGCGGGGTGCATACGCCCGACCTCGCGCAGATGCACGCGGAGATGACCGAGGTCTGGCGTTCCGATCCGGAGGCGCGGTGGTGAGCGCCGCTCGCCCCGCGCCAGACGGGGTGACTCAGGCGCCGCTCGAACAGGCCGCCTGGGACGTGCTGCGCAGCGTCGAAGACCCCGAGCTCCCGATCGCGATCACGGACCTCGGCCTCGTGCGGGACGTGCGGGTCGACGGCGAGTCGCGCGTCAGCGTGCGGCTCGTGCCGACGTGGACCGCGTGCCCGGCGCTCGCGGTGATCCGCGGCCGCATCCGCGACGGCCTGCTCGCCATCCCCGGCGTGCGCGACGTGTCGGTGGAGTACACGTACGACGAGCCGTGGACGCTGGAGCGCATGACGGACCGGGGACGGGAGCAGCTCGCGGCGCACGGCCTCTCGGTCCCGTCCTGCCGCTTCGCCGAGCCGCCGGTCTGTCCGTACTGCGGGTCGCACGACGTCGCGATCGACAGCCTGTTCGGCCCGACGCTGTGCCGCTCCACGTACATCTGCCGGCACTGCCGCAACCCCTTCGAGCGCTTCAAGCCTCCGGCCGAATCGTAAGCGGTGACACAAAAGGCGGTGCCAATCTACGACTTGGGGGGAACGATGAGGAGCTGGCGCGCAAAGGCCGCGGTGCTTGCCTTGGGCATGGCCGTATTTTCCGTCACGCAGGTGGACAAGGCGTTCGGACTCGACATCGCGGGGATAACGGTCGGCGTGAAACCCACGCTGATCACGAGCGGAACGGACGTCATTCCTGGCTCAGTGAGGACGCCCGCCGTCTTCAAGCTGAGGATTCGCGTCAACACCAACGGAAAGAACTTACGGTTGTGCCTGGGCTCCCCAAGTGATTTCTCATCCGGGGCCTGCCCGCAACCGGTCGCGTTCTCGAGCCGCGACGGTTCGGGGCAGCTCAGGGAAGGCCTGGGAGTGGTTGACACGACCCAGCTGTTCGGGAAGGTGCTCTACATCTACAACGCCACGTCCGGTGCGCTCCCGACTGAAATCGTGAGCTTCACGCTGACCGTCGAGTGAACCGGCGCTTCACGGTTTAGATCGCGTCGATTACCGCCTGCAGCACGCTCGCGGCGGCGACCATGCCGGCGACCGTGGCGTGCTCGCCGGCGTTGTGCGCCTGGCCCGACGACCCGGGACCGAGGTTGACAAAGTCCCGGGTCCGCTCGGCAAAAATCGAGAGGTCCTGCCGCCCCTGCGAGAACTGTAGCGGCGCGTCGCCCTGGATCCGCGCGAGCGCCGCGGCCGCAACCGCGAGCGTGTGGCCGTTGCGGTCGGCCAGCGTGGGAAGACAGAGCTTCGTCACGTCGAGTTCGTGCGCGGTCCCGTCGATCGAGCCCCGCAGTTCGCCTTCGAACGTGCCGTAGTCTTCCCCGGGCGCGAGCCGCCGGTCGACGGTCAGGTGCAGCCGGTCGGGGATGATATTGTCCGCGATCCCGGCGCGCGCGGCGACGACGGAGAGGGAGGGGACGCTCTGAACGCCGGGCGCGACCTCGACCCCCTTGTGGCGGGCGGCCGTCTCGGCGATGCGCTTGATGACGTCCATCCCGCGGTAGATCGCGTTGTCGGCGCGGCGCCAATCCGACGAATGACCGCTGCGCCCCAACACGGTGAGATGTCCGATCGCGCGCCCCTGGCAGCCGACCCCAATCGACAGGCGCTTCTTCGCCTCGTCGTACGAGGGCTCGGTCGTGATCGCATAGTCGGGAGAGACCCGCCCGATCAGCCGGCGCACGCCGTTGCGCGGCGTCACGGCGCCGCCTTCCTCGTTGTTGGTGAAGGCGAACCAGGCGCGGACCTTCGGGCGCGCGTGCTGGGCCAGCCACATCATGCACGCGAGCCCCGCCTTCATGTCCGACGCGCCGAGGCCGATGATGCGGCCGTTCTCAACCCGCGGGGAGAACGGATCCTGCTTCCAGCCGTCGACCGGAGGGACCGTGTCCATGTGACCGTTGACGACGAGCAGGCGGTCGCCCGAGCCCACCTCGGCGGTCACGTTGCCTTCCTCGTCGCGCTCAACGCGGACGTTCGCGCGCTCGAGCGAGTCGTAAATGTACTGCGAGATCGCCGCTTCTTCGCCGGTCACGCTGCGGATCGCGACGAGATCGCAAAGCGTCCGCTCGAGATATGTGGCCATGTCCGTCACGAATCGATCGCCCCCTCGCGGTGCAAACGGCTCACGTGCCGTTGACGCATGCTTCGGTCGCGGCCGTCACCGGCCCTGCGGCAACAGCCACTCCCGGCTGCGCTACCGCGATGGATACACGATTCGGAATCGGTCGTACGACTCGATGAGCGACGTCCCGGTCGCGGGATCACGGAACGCGTACTCATACCGGCTGACCCGCGAAAGGAGCAGCGGACGCCCGTCCTCCGTGGCATCGGCGCCGATCGGCCGCAGCGCATGCGGATCGCTGGTCCCCAGCGGGCTCGTCGTCAAGAAGTAATCCATGACGAGCCGCTCCCTCATCAGCGCCGCCAGCACGCGCGGACCGCCTTCGGTCAGCACGAGCCGCACGCCGCGCGCACCGAGCGCCTGAACCGCCGCGCGCGCGGCCGGCCGCCCGTCCGGACCCGCGTCCACGCGGACGACCTCGACGCCGAGCGCCTCCACGCGCCGGACCTGCTCGGGGGTTGGCCGGTGGCCGGTGATGATCAGCCGGTCGAACCGCGGGTCGGTGAAGAAACGCCTCGCCAGCACTTCGTCGCTCCACGCGAGGTCGGTGGCGAGCAGCGCGGCGAGCAGCCGCGGACCGCGCCCGGCGGCGGCGCGGAGCGCCGCATCCCCCTCGGGCACCACCGCGGTGACGTCCTCGGCCAGCATCGTCCCGACGCCCGACAGCAACACGTCGGCCGACGTCCGCAGGCGTCCCAGGACGAACCGGTCCACCGGCGTCCCGATCGGCGCGGCCTTGCCGTCGATCGTCGCCTCGCCGTTCTGCGTCATCACCATGTTGGCGATCACGGACGGGAGGCCGTCCGGGCCCGGCGGCACGTCGAGGCGCGCGTAGAATTCGTCGAGCGACACGTCGCGCGGATAGGGCTCCGCGGCGTGCCACACCAACCGAACGGTGGGAGGGAGGGAGAGGCTGCGCTTCCAGCCGGCGCCGCTCACGATGCGCTCACGCGACCTCCTTCCGGACAGTCGCGCAACTTTCCCTCATCGGCGCCCGCCCGTTTCCGCGGCCTGCGTATCGCCGACCGCGCATTGACGGCCGCTCTGGATTGTTACTACGATGCTGTCATGTCTGCGATGGACGACACCGCTTGGCAGCACCTCTGGAAGGCGCTCGATGTACTCGCGGCACGGGCGCTCGATCTCCGGAGACTCTCCCAAGAAGAGCCGCTGAAGAAGGCCCGGCCCGATTATCCGCATGGCGGTATCGGGCGGTCGCACGAAGACGAGCTGCGCGCCGTCTTCGCGGACTTGGCGCGGACGCTTGCCGAGGTGACCCGGCTGCTGCCGTCCGTGCTGCCGGACGGAACGGCGCCACCAGACGTCGACGACGAAACCCCAAGCGCGCTCGCGGCCCGGCTCTCGACGCTCGAGAAGCTCACCGCCAACCTCGCGCGGGAGGCGTTCGAACCGCTGCCGCCGCTGCCCCCGCACGCGCCGCCGTACCTGGTGACGCTGCCGGGCCACGACCTGCCGGGGACTACAGCGCTGCTGCTCGGCAGCAATATCATCGAGACGGTCGGGGCGCTCCGCAACGCACTGCTGGCCGCCGCGAACGCGGCGCCACGCCGGCCGTAGGCGATCGTGACGTCGGCCTTTGCCTGCGATCTGACCGTCTTCACACCGGCGCAGAGGGAGCGCCTTCGCGCCCTGGTTCAGCGGGTATTCGGGGCGTGCCGGGACGCCGAGGAGTTGCCGGAAGGTTTCCGCCTGCGGTTTCCCCCCCAGGCGAACGACGGTGCGGCGCGGACGGCCGGCGACGGGCCGCTCGTCCTGTCCATCGCCGAATGGATCACGCTAGAGCGCCTGTGCTGCCCGAGCATCACGTTTGCAATCGAGTTCGAAGAGAAGCGGGGACCGATCGCGGTACGCATGACCGGCCGCCCCGGGATCAAGCCGTTTCTCCTTGCGGAGTTCAACGGCCGGATCTCCGAAAAACTGCCTCCCGCCCGGTAGACATCGGGGCGGGAGGCTACGATCTCACCGTGGATTCGTTCTAACCCTGGCTAACCGCCGACCGCCGCGGCAACATGCGGCTTGATCACGTCGAGCGGATCGAACTTGCCGCCGAGGATCGGATCGCTCCGCACGCCGAGCCACTGCTCGAGCACGGTGCTGTAGACGCTGCGAAAGTCGATCCGGTACTTGAGGTCGCCCTGATCGAGATCGGTCAGGCTCGGGTGCACGCCGTGCACGCCGGGCTTCACCTGGCCGCCGACGAGCAGCATGGGCGCGGCCGTCCCGTGGTCGGTGCCCCCGGAGGCGTTTTCGGCGACGCGCCGCCCGAACTCCGAGAACGTCATCAGCAGCACCTTGTCCTGAATGCCCTTCGTCTTCAGGTCGCCGAGGAACGCGCCGAGGCCCGCGCCCATCGACTCGAGCAGGCGGTCGTGCCGGCCGGCCTGCGTCACGTGGGTGTCGAACCCGCCGAGGCCGACGTAATAGACTTTGGTCGGCGACCCGGCCGCGATCAGCTCCGCGATAACCCGCAGCTTCTGCGCAAATGGATCTTTGGGATACCCGGATCCGGCGTCCTGCGCGAGCCGCCCGGCCAGTTTATTGAGGTCCGCCGCGGCAAGCAGCGCGTTCATCTCGGTGTGCGCGAGGAAGTCGACGAGCGGCTCCTCGCCCGGCACCGGCTGAATCAGCCGCCGGAACGCCTCGACCTCCGCGGGACCGCCGCCCTGCACCGGATGGAACCCGAACCGGGCGATGTCGTCGACGGCGACCACGCGCGGGGCGTCGCCCTGCATCGCGAGCGGCATCTCAGCCGACAGCGTCATGCCGGCGCTCGACCCGCAGTCGGGGCACTCGCTGTCGAAGAGCCGGCCGAGCCAGCCGGTCTTGGGTCCGGCGCCCGCCGGGTCGGCGGTCTGCCAGATCTCCATCGACCGGAAGTGGCTCCGGTTGGGGTTCGGATAGCCGACGCCCTGGACGACGGCCACGCGCCCATCGTCGTACGCGCTCTTGAGCGCGCTGAGCGCCGGGTGCAGGCCGACCTCGTCGGTCAGCCGGAGCACCTTCTGCTGCGGCACGGCGAGCTTCGGCCGCGCCCGGTAGTACTCGTCGTGCACGAACGGCACGACCGTGTTCAGGCCGTCGTTGCCGCCGCCGAGCTGCACCACGACGAGCGTGGGCCAGTCCGGCCGGCCCGCGGCGGACGCCGTCTGCCGAAGATCCCACGGGTTGTTGAGCGCGAGCGCCGTCCGCGTCAGAAACATCGGCGCGGTCCCGCCCGCGGCCAAGATGGTCAGCCCCTTGGTCAGAAACTCCCGCCGGGTCGTCATTGTGCGCATGGTTCGTTTCTCCCCTCGATGACGCGTCGTCAGGCGACCAGGTACTCGGGAAGGCTCATCACGAGATGCACGGCCT is a genomic window containing:
- a CDS encoding DUF1501 domain-containing protein; this translates as MRTMTTRREFLTKGLTILAAGGTAPMFLTRTALALNNPWDLRQTASAAGRPDWPTLVVVQLGGGNDGLNTVVPFVHDEYYRARPKLAVPQQKVLRLTDEVGLHPALSALKSAYDDGRVAVVQGVGYPNPNRSHFRSMEIWQTADPAGAGPKTGWLGRLFDSECPDCGSSAGMTLSAEMPLAMQGDAPRVVAVDDIARFGFHPVQGGGPAEVEAFRRLIQPVPGEEPLVDFLAHTEMNALLAAADLNKLAGRLAQDAGSGYPKDPFAQKLRVIAELIAAGSPTKVYYVGLGGFDTHVTQAGRHDRLLESMGAGLGAFLGDLKTKGIQDKVLLMTFSEFGRRVAENASGGTDHGTAAPMLLVGGQVKPGVHGVHPSLTDLDQGDLKYRIDFRSVYSTVLEQWLGVRSDPILGGKFDPLDVIKPHVAAAVGG
- a CDS encoding dihydrofolate reductase family protein encodes the protein MSGAGWKRSLSLPPTVRLVWHAAEPYPRDVSLDEFYARLDVPPGPDGLPSVIANMVMTQNGEATIDGKAAPIGTPVDRFVLGRLRTSADVLLSGVGTMLAEDVTAVVPEGDAALRAAAGRGPRLLAALLATDLAWSDEVLARRFFTDPRFDRLIITGHRPTPEQVRRVEALGVEVVRVDAGPDGRPAARAAVQALGARGVRLVLTEGGPRVLAALMRERLVMDYFLTTSPLGTSDPHALRPIGADATEDGRPLLLSRVSRYEYAFRDPATGTSLIESYDRFRIVYPSR
- a CDS encoding M20/M25/M40 family metallo-hydrolase, with protein sequence MATYLERTLCDLVAIRSVTGEEAAISQYIYDSLERANVRVERDEEGNVTAEVGSGDRLLVVNGHMDTVPPVDGWKQDPFSPRVENGRIIGLGASDMKAGLACMMWLAQHARPKVRAWFAFTNNEEGGAVTPRNGVRRLIGRVSPDYAITTEPSYDEAKKRLSIGVGCQGRAIGHLTVLGRSGHSSDWRRADNAIYRGMDVIKRIAETAARHKGVEVAPGVQSVPSLSVVAARAGIADNIIPDRLHLTVDRRLAPGEDYGTFEGELRGSIDGTAHELDVTKLCLPTLADRNGHTLAVAAAALARIQGDAPLQFSQGRQDLSIFAERTRDFVNLGPGSSGQAHNAGEHATVAGMVAAASVLQAVIDAI
- the paaD gene encoding 1,2-phenylacetyl-CoA epoxidase subunit PaaD codes for the protein MSAARPAPDGVTQAPLEQAAWDVLRSVEDPELPIAITDLGLVRDVRVDGESRVSVRLVPTWTACPALAVIRGRIRDGLLAIPGVRDVSVEYTYDEPWTLERMTDRGREQLAAHGLSVPSCRFAEPPVCPYCGSHDVAIDSLFGPTLCRSTYICRHCRNPFERFKPPAES
- the paaA gene encoding 1,2-phenylacetyl-CoA epoxidase subunit PaaA, with the translated sequence MANAPVPQEDPEQLARFNARISAGDQLEAGEWMPQQYRFEAQRLIQMHANSEIMGALPEREWIPRAPTLARKMALTAKVQDEVGHGMLLYRVAETLGRPREEMYAELVEGRARFHNVFHYPAETWADVAIIQVFVDGAAMQTQGALRSCSYAPYSRVLKRICYEEDFHIQLGLDVWRALAEGTPAQRAMLQDALNRWWTPIIHFFGMPDKVSPHTEAMLAWRLKVKSNEELRQQFLRRFVPIILEYGLAVPDPGLRWVEAEQRYVYTEPDWEELKRVGRNGGPKSAERLALRQSFYRQHAWIREALGHRIAAAA
- the paaB gene encoding 1,2-phenylacetyl-CoA epoxidase subunit B (with PaaBCDE catalyzes the hydroxylation of phenylacetyl-CoA; involved in phenylacetate degradation); protein product: MSSPAIPAGSWVRALEAPADVWAVFLQARRRDAHVYVGDVHAPDAEMALLLAKENYARRDPCVSLWVVPARDIRATAEDAAEMFVPATDKSYRFGGSYRQQQRVYRGGYHTAPTEDDR
- the paaC gene encoding 1,2-phenylacetyl-CoA epoxidase subunit PaaC, producing the protein MPAALATIADPAVRAAFREWLLRVADDELTIGHRHSEWTGVGPDIESDVAMSSIAQEELGHARLFYEQVAGDQPGGPDLLAFGRPPAEFRNAVLLEQPNHGWEFSIVRLALYETFEGQRLGLLARCGQEPVAAIAATLGREERYHGLFAATWLERMARPSADARARVQAALDAAWPYALGFFETTEADPILINAGLLHESAERQRDAWEAAVRPLLEGCGLAIPAAAPALGGRRGVHTPDLAQMHAEMTEVWRSDPEARW